In the Silurus meridionalis isolate SWU-2019-XX chromosome 6, ASM1480568v1, whole genome shotgun sequence genome, one interval contains:
- the LOC124386909 gene encoding uncharacterized protein LOC124386909 — protein MAVPATVILRIILGENDSQRLILKDGLPESVSELIQHIKRQCGVEGDIRLQFMDADFNNEFTNLTSMSDVKDKSTIKVIFNTVASHHPALPGDSAPQPYSTVASAHSLDDSVSLSSCTSFDTDILSSPESISSRFSAWPLVFKVPRFSYDAEVQLERANAAFKENGTLLSPDTKLKSAILDGLIETIIQYKVYLSDAEFKDVAAALVSSHPCLKEPGSATGYDGWKTSLKYKLGNYRTKLRRLGCPEVSVNALVNKPNDRCSPAYGVKKPKKAEVNYCPAYPSGETKETQELLRVALLSEVEKRNNENKVAMLMERSFAHRRQEVVRDAPMIADFKTRWPALFSVREVCAEFKRITTVHLQSKFFSQLDVHSANLIKAYSKKGGFIGRRLKSIMTPMTQNNSIDIGRECILKGLCVYLNEDPEKLVKEYMADDVSRDTAMKETVFGIYVVRHEGDELTDPPEDVGVILEGVTVLCELGNVPFALAILLALVYSLNLCYPPEHKYTFEALQKIILELNGNRLSAKIQALKTILLR, from the exons ATGGCTGTTCCTGCCACAGTGATTCTCAGAATTATTCTGGGCGAAAATGATTCGCAGAGATTGATCCTTAAAGACGGGTTACCAGAATCTGTCAGTGAACTCATACAGCATATAAAGAGGCAATGTGGAGTAGAAGGGGACATCAGACTCCAGTTCATGGATGCAGATTTTAATAATGAGTTTACCAACCTGACCTCAATGTCTGATGTTAAGGACAAAAGCACTATCAAAGTCATCTTTAATACAGTAGCCTCACACCATCCTGCCCTGCCTGGTGACTCTGCCCCCCAGCCCTATTCTACTGTTGCCTCCGCTCACTCTTTAGATGACTCTGTGTCCCTTTCATCTTGTACCTCATTTGATACAGACATATTGTCTTCTCCCGAGTCGATCTCCTCAAGATTCTCTGCATGGCCGTTGGTCTTCAAGGTGCCCAGGTTCTCTTATGATGCTGAAGTACAGCTGGAAAGGGCCAATGCTGCATTTAAAGAAAATGGAACTTTATTGAGTCCTGATACTAAACTTAAGTCTGCCATTCTTGATGGCTTAATTGAAACAATTATTCAGTACAAAGTCTACCTCTCTGATGCAGAGTTTAAGGATGtagctgcagctcttgtgtcATCCCATCCTTGTTTGAAAGAGCCTGGTTCAGCCACTGGATATGACGGCTGGAAGACAAGCCTGAAGTATAAACTCGGTAACTACCGAACAAAGCTGAGACGTCTTGGATGCCCAGAAGTATCAGTAAATGCTCTTGTAAACAAACCGAATGATAGATGCAGTCCTGCTTATGGTGTAAAAAAGCCCAAAAAAGCAGAAGTCAATTACTGCCCTGCTTATCCATCTGGTGAAACAAAGGAGACTCAAGAACTTCTAAGAGTAGCTCTTCTTTCagaagtggaaaaaagaaacaatgaaaATAAGGTGGCAATGTTAATGGAGAGGTCGTTTGCTCACAGAAGGCAAGAAGTGGTTCGAGATGCACCCATGATAGCAGATTTCAAAACAAGATGGCCAGCACTCTTCAGTGTGCGTGAG gTGTGTGCAGAATTCAAAAGGATTACTACAGTCCATTTGCAGTCTAAGTTTTTCTCCCAGCTGGATGTTCACTCTGCAAATCTAATCAAGGCATATAGTAAGAAGGGTGGATTTATAGGAAGGAGACTCAAGAGCATCATGACACCTATGACCCAG AACAATAGCATTGATATTGGACGTGAATGCATCCTAAAGGGACTTTGTGTGTACTTAAATGAAGATCCGGAGAAGCTGGTGAAGGAATACATG gcagATGATGTAAGCAGAGACACAGCCATGAAAGAGACCGTCTTTGGCATCTATGTTGTTCGACATGAAGGTGATGAGCTTACTGATCCCCCAGAGGATGTGGGTGTCATTCTAGAGGGGGTGACTGTACTCTGTGAACTGGGGAATGTACCTTTTGCATTGGCCATATTGCTTGCCTTAGTATATTCTTTAAATCTATGCTACCCTCCAGAACATAAATATACGTTTGAAGCTTTGCAAAAAATAATCTTGGAGCTGAATGGGAACAGGCTTTCTGCAAAAATACAGGCTCTTAAAACAATTCTGTTGCGTTGA